A portion of the Enterobacter sp. SA187 genome contains these proteins:
- the malI gene encoding Mal regulon transcriptional regulator MalI, with translation MTNKKITINDVALHAGVSVSTVSLVLSGKGRISPSTGQKVNAAVEQLGFVRNRQAALLRGGKTGVVGLIVSHFSDPFYAQLTAGLTSVLEAQGKMVFLTQGGRQGEHLLSRIDTLMAQGVDGIVIAGGVSNTAEINARADGLPVVFASRASYLDDADIIRPDNMQAAQMLTEHFIRGGHQRIAWLGGNSSSLTRAERVGGYCATLLKYGLPFHNEWVVECETSQKHAAEAIGALLRHNPTISAVMCYNSTIAMGAWFGLMRAGRQSGFESVGNVFDQQIALAAFADVPESRLDDVPIAWSLTPAQEIGCALAERIMQRIDKKDAHTQEQIMPSRLVKVR, from the coding sequence ATGACGAATAAAAAAATCACCATTAATGATGTCGCGCTGCACGCTGGCGTATCGGTCAGCACCGTATCGCTGGTGCTCAGCGGTAAAGGGCGCATTTCGCCCTCCACCGGGCAAAAAGTGAATGCGGCGGTAGAGCAGCTGGGTTTTGTGAGGAACCGTCAGGCAGCGCTGCTGCGCGGCGGCAAAACCGGCGTCGTTGGGCTTATTGTCAGCCACTTTTCAGATCCTTTTTATGCTCAACTGACGGCGGGGTTAACAAGCGTGCTCGAAGCGCAGGGCAAAATGGTGTTTCTTACCCAGGGAGGACGGCAGGGGGAGCATCTGCTGTCCCGCATCGACACGCTGATGGCGCAGGGGGTGGACGGCATAGTGATCGCCGGTGGCGTCAGTAATACCGCTGAAATTAACGCCCGTGCTGACGGGCTGCCGGTAGTGTTCGCTTCCCGCGCCAGCTATCTCGATGACGCCGATATTATTCGCCCGGACAATATGCAGGCGGCACAAATGCTGACCGAACATTTTATTCGCGGCGGCCATCAGCGCATTGCCTGGCTCGGGGGCAACAGTTCGTCGCTCACCCGTGCGGAACGCGTCGGCGGCTACTGCGCCACCTTGCTGAAGTACGGCCTGCCGTTTCACAATGAATGGGTGGTGGAGTGTGAAACCAGCCAGAAACACGCCGCCGAAGCCATTGGCGCGCTGCTGCGCCACAATCCGACCATCAGCGCGGTGATGTGCTACAACAGCACCATCGCCATGGGGGCGTGGTTTGGCCTGATGCGCGCCGGGCGGCAGAGCGGTTTTGAGAGCGTCGGCAACGTGTTTGATCAGCAGATCGCGCTGGCGGCCTTTGCGGATGTGCCGGAAAGCCGGCTGGATGATGTGCCTATAGCCTGGTCACTGACCCCGGCGCAGGAGATCGGCTGCGCGCTGGCGGAGCGGATCATGCAGCGCATCGACAAAAAGGATGCCCACACGCAGGAGCAGATCATGCCTTCACGGCTGGTGAAGGTGAGATAA
- the malX gene encoding maltose/glucose-specific PTS transporter subunit IIBC, whose translation MPVKTAPKITLWEFFQQLGKTFMLPVALLSFCGIMMGIGSSLSSHDVVTLLPALENPVLQAIFIWMGKVGSFAFSFLPVMFCIAIPLGLARENKGVAAFAGFVGYAVMNLAVNFWLTAKGILPTTDAAILKANNVQNILGIQSIDTGILGAVIAGVVVWLLHERFHTVRLPDALAFFGGTRFVPIITTVVMGLVGLCIPLIWPFFAMGINGLGQMINSAGDFGPMIFGTGERLLLPFGLHHILVALIRFSEAGGTLDVCGNTVSGALTIFQAQLNCPTSHGFAESATRFLSQGKMPAFLGGLPGAALAMYHCARPENRHKIKGLLISGVVACVIGGTTEPLEFLFLFVAPVLYVIHALLTGLGFTMMAVLGVTIGNTDGNLIDFVVFGILHGLATKWYMVPVVAAVWFVTYYAIFRFAITRFNLKTPGREAEISSQLEKRFAGSAGKSGYNVPAILAALGGAENLVTIDNCITRLRLSVADMSKVDTDALKALRAIGVVKLNEHNLQVVIGPQVQSVKDELVSLMNTVEA comes from the coding sequence ATGCCTGTTAAAACTGCACCAAAAATTACGCTGTGGGAGTTTTTCCAGCAGTTAGGGAAAACCTTTATGTTGCCGGTGGCCCTGCTCTCTTTCTGCGGGATCATGATGGGCATCGGCAGCTCGCTGAGCAGCCATGATGTGGTGACGCTGTTACCGGCGCTTGAAAATCCGGTGTTACAGGCGATTTTCATCTGGATGGGGAAAGTTGGTTCTTTTGCGTTCAGCTTCCTGCCGGTGATGTTCTGTATCGCCATCCCGCTGGGGCTGGCGCGTGAAAACAAAGGCGTGGCGGCCTTCGCCGGTTTCGTCGGTTATGCGGTCATGAACCTGGCGGTTAACTTCTGGCTGACCGCGAAAGGCATTCTGCCCACCACGGACGCCGCCATTCTGAAAGCCAACAACGTGCAGAACATCCTCGGCATCCAGTCCATTGATACCGGCATTCTGGGCGCGGTGATCGCAGGGGTGGTGGTCTGGCTGCTGCATGAACGTTTCCATACCGTGCGCCTGCCGGACGCGCTGGCGTTTTTCGGCGGCACGCGTTTTGTGCCGATCATTACCACCGTAGTGATGGGGCTGGTGGGGCTGTGTATTCCGCTCATCTGGCCGTTTTTCGCCATGGGCATCAACGGCCTTGGGCAGATGATCAACAGCGCCGGGGATTTTGGGCCGATGATTTTCGGCACCGGCGAGCGTCTGCTGCTGCCCTTTGGCCTGCACCATATTCTGGTGGCGCTGATCCGCTTCAGTGAAGCAGGCGGTACGCTCGACGTCTGCGGCAACACCGTCAGCGGTGCGTTAACCATCTTCCAGGCGCAGTTAAACTGCCCCACTTCCCACGGCTTTGCCGAGAGCGCCACGCGTTTTCTGTCGCAGGGTAAAATGCCTGCCTTCCTCGGCGGCTTACCAGGGGCGGCGCTGGCGATGTATCACTGCGCCCGTCCGGAGAATCGTCATAAAATCAAAGGCCTGCTCATTTCCGGCGTGGTCGCCTGCGTGATTGGCGGCACCACCGAGCCGCTGGAGTTCCTGTTCCTGTTCGTCGCGCCGGTGCTGTATGTGATCCACGCCCTGCTCACGGGTCTGGGCTTTACCATGATGGCGGTGCTGGGCGTGACCATCGGCAACACCGACGGCAACCTGATCGACTTTGTGGTGTTCGGCATCCTGCACGGTCTGGCGACCAAATGGTACATGGTGCCGGTGGTCGCAGCGGTCTGGTTTGTAACCTACTACGCCATTTTCCGCTTCGCCATTACCCGCTTTAACCTGAAAACGCCGGGTCGCGAGGCAGAGATCAGCAGCCAGCTTGAAAAACGTTTTGCGGGCAGCGCCGGGAAATCGGGCTATAACGTCCCGGCTATTCTGGCGGCGCTGGGCGGCGCGGAGAATCTGGTGACCATTGATAACTGCATTACTCGCCTGCGCCTGTCGGTGGCGGACATGTCAAAAGTGGATACCGACGCGCTGAAAGCACTGCGGGCGATTGGAGTGGTGAAATTAAACGAGCATAATCTTCAGGTGGTCATTGGCCCGCAGGTTCAGTCGGTCAAAGATGAGCTGGTGTCACTGATGAATACCGTTGAAGCATAA
- the manA gene encoding mannose-6-phosphate isomerase yields the protein MQKLINSVQNYAWGSKSALTDLYGIANPQQLPMAELWMGAHPKSSSKVQDANGSVQVLRDLIDQDKTRWLGEAVANRFGELPFLFKVLCADQPLSIQVHPNKQASEAGFAKENAAGIPLDAAERNYKDPNHKPELVFALTPFLAMNAFREFSEIVSLLQPVAGAHTSIAHFLEKPDAESLSQLFASLLNMQGEEKSRALAVLSATLTSQQGEPWETIRVIKQFYPDDSGLFSPLLLNVVKLEPGEAMFLFAETPHAYLQGVALEVMANSDNVLRAGLTPKYIDIPELVANVKFTPKPAAELLTQPQKDGSTLEFPIPVEDFAFSLHDLSSQETALAQHSAAIVFCVEGEALLSKGDERLTLKPGESAVIRADESPVAVSGVGRVARVYNKVN from the coding sequence ATGCAAAAACTCATCAACTCAGTGCAAAACTATGCCTGGGGAAGTAAAAGTGCGTTAACGGATCTCTACGGAATTGCCAACCCACAGCAGTTGCCGATGGCGGAACTGTGGATGGGCGCGCACCCGAAGAGCAGCTCAAAAGTGCAGGACGCGAACGGTTCCGTTCAGGTGCTGCGCGATCTGATCGATCAGGATAAAACCCGCTGGCTGGGCGAGGCGGTTGCCAACCGTTTTGGCGAACTGCCGTTCCTGTTTAAAGTGCTGTGTGCCGATCAACCGCTTTCCATCCAGGTGCACCCTAACAAGCAGGCGTCTGAAGCCGGTTTTGCGAAGGAAAATGCCGCAGGCATTCCGCTGGATGCCGCAGAGCGTAACTACAAAGATCCGAACCATAAACCGGAGCTGGTCTTTGCCCTGACGCCGTTCCTCGCGATGAACGCATTCCGCGAGTTCTCCGAGATTGTCTCGCTATTGCAGCCGGTGGCGGGTGCGCATACCTCCATCGCTCATTTCCTGGAAAAGCCTGACGCAGAGAGCTTAAGCCAGCTGTTCGCCAGCCTGCTCAACATGCAGGGCGAAGAGAAATCCCGCGCGCTGGCGGTGCTCAGCGCCACGCTCACCAGCCAGCAGGGAGAGCCGTGGGAGACCATCCGCGTTATTAAGCAGTTCTATCCGGACGACAGCGGCCTGTTCTCGCCGCTGCTGCTTAACGTGGTGAAACTGGAACCGGGCGAAGCCATGTTCCTGTTCGCCGAAACCCCGCACGCTTACCTGCAGGGCGTGGCGCTGGAAGTAATGGCAAACTCCGACAACGTGCTGCGCGCCGGACTGACGCCGAAATACATCGATATTCCGGAACTGGTGGCAAACGTCAAATTCACGCCGAAGCCAGCCGCTGAACTGCTAACGCAGCCGCAAAAAGACGGCAGTACGCTGGAATTCCCGATCCCGGTGGAGGATTTTGCGTTCTCGCTGCACGATTTATCCTCCCAGGAAACGGCGCTTGCCCAGCACAGCGCCGCGATTGTGTTCTGCGTGGAAGGCGAAGCCCTGCTTAGTAAAGGCGACGAGCGCCTGACGCTGAAACCGGGCGAGTCGGCGGTGATCCGCGCCGATGAGTCACCGGTCGCCGTCAGTGGTGTTGGCCGCGTGGCGAGAGTCTACAATAAGGTTAACTAA
- a CDS encoding DUF2569 domain-containing protein, giving the protein MTATPAERIGGWLLAPLAWLLVALLSTSLALLLYTSALMSPRTFTTLHAQGMMSMVMWFATLLFAVGMWYYTLWLTIAFFKRRRMVPKHYIIWLLISVLLAVKAFAFSPVSDELALRQLLFPLMAAALLVPYFKRSGRVKKTFVNP; this is encoded by the coding sequence ATGACCGCAACGCCCGCAGAACGAATCGGAGGCTGGTTACTCGCCCCCCTGGCATGGCTGCTGGTGGCGCTGCTGAGCACGTCGCTGGCGCTTCTGCTCTATACTTCGGCGCTGATGTCGCCCCGGACGTTCACCACGCTGCACGCCCAGGGCATGATGTCTATGGTGATGTGGTTTGCCACCCTGCTGTTTGCTGTGGGCATGTGGTATTACACCCTGTGGCTGACCATTGCCTTTTTCAAACGCCGCCGGATGGTGCCAAAGCACTATATTATCTGGCTGCTGATTTCGGTGCTGCTGGCGGTAAAAGCCTTTGCCTTTTCCCCGGTATCGGATGAACTGGCGCTGCGCCAGCTGCTGTTTCCGCTGATGGCGGCGGCGTTGCTGGTGCCCTATTTTAAGCGCTCCGGCAGGGTCAAAAAGACCTTTGTTAACCCGTAA
- a CDS encoding oxidoreductase — protein MSDKIRVGLIGYGYASKTFHAPLIDGTPGMELAAISSSDENKVHADWPNVPVVSEPKHLFNDPSLDLIVIPTPNDTHFPLAKAALEAGKHVVVDKPFTVTLSQARELDALAKTLGRVLSVFHNRRWDSDFLTLKALVAEGALGEVTYFESHFDRYRPEVRNRWREMAGPGSGIWYDLGPHLLDQAVNLFGLPVGMNVDLAQLRPGAQATDYFHAVLTYPQRRVVLHGTLLAAAESARYIVHGTRGSYVKFGLDPQEERLKNGERLPQEDWGYDMRDGVLTRAEGDERVEESWLTIPGNYPAYYAGIRDALNGDGENPVPASQAIQIMELIELGMESAKHRSTLCLSS, from the coding sequence ATGAGTGACAAGATCCGTGTCGGATTAATTGGCTATGGCTATGCCAGCAAAACCTTCCATGCGCCGCTAATCGACGGCACACCTGGCATGGAGCTGGCGGCGATCTCCAGCAGTGATGAAAACAAAGTCCATGCCGACTGGCCGAACGTGCCGGTGGTGTCGGAGCCAAAGCATTTATTTAATGATCCTTCGCTGGATTTGATTGTCATCCCCACGCCTAACGATACCCATTTCCCGCTGGCGAAAGCGGCGCTGGAAGCCGGTAAACATGTGGTGGTGGATAAGCCGTTTACCGTGACACTGTCACAGGCACGCGAGCTGGATGCGCTGGCCAAAACCCTTGGCCGCGTGCTGTCGGTATTCCACAACCGCCGCTGGGACAGCGATTTCCTGACGCTGAAAGCGCTGGTGGCGGAAGGCGCGCTGGGGGAAGTGACCTATTTTGAATCGCACTTCGACCGTTACCGGCCGGAAGTGCGTAACCGCTGGCGAGAAATGGCCGGGCCGGGCAGCGGCATCTGGTACGATTTAGGGCCACATCTGCTCGATCAGGCGGTCAACCTGTTTGGCCTGCCGGTGGGGATGAACGTCGATCTGGCGCAATTACGTCCCGGCGCGCAGGCTACCGACTATTTCCATGCGGTGCTCACCTATCCGCAGCGGCGCGTGGTGCTGCACGGCACGCTGCTGGCGGCGGCAGAATCGGCGCGCTATATCGTGCACGGCACCCGGGGCAGCTATGTGAAGTTTGGCCTCGATCCGCAGGAAGAACGGCTGAAAAACGGCGAACGTCTGCCGCAGGAAGACTGGGGTTATGACATGCGCGACGGCGTGCTGACCCGTGCCGAAGGCGACGAGCGGGTAGAGGAAAGCTGGCTGACCATTCCGGGCAACTATCCGGCCTATTATGCCGGGATCCGCGATGCGCTGAACGGTGACGGGGAAAACCCGGTGCCCGCCAGCCAGGCGATCCAGATCATGGAGCTGATCGAGCTGGGCATGGAATCGGCAAAACATCGATCGACGCTTTGCCTGTCGTCATGA
- the blr gene encoding division septum protein Blr, protein MTRIIELAGWIVLGVSAILLGVASHIDDYQPPEPAAHVQAK, encoded by the coding sequence GTGACCCGCATTATTGAACTTGCCGGTTGGATCGTGCTGGGCGTCAGCGCCATTTTATTAGGCGTTGCCAGCCATATTGATGATTATCAGCCACCGGAGCCCGCCGCCCACGTACAGGCAAAATAA
- a CDS encoding YdgA family protein produces MKKTLVAAGVIVALGAIWTGAAWYTGKQLEGRIADMVNQANAEIKNSAPEAGVELAYQSYQRGVFSSHLQLVIKPVAGSENVWLKPGESVVLNESVDHGPFPFAQLKHFNLIPAMASVKSTLVNNNVSKPLFDMAKGESPFVVDTRIGYGGDTRSDIALKPLNYEKEGEKVAFSGGDFKLEADRDGNEVSLTGEAASGLVDAVNEYGQKVQVTFNNLKSEGNSKRASFNERIGDQKLSLEKLAISVENKEMAVLEGMDLTAKTDVAKDNKTVNSQIDYTLNSLKIQNRNMGSGKLTLKVGQIDGQAWHQFSQQYNAQTKALMAQPDVVQNPELYQQKATEAFFSSLPLLLKGEPVITVAPLSWKNDKGETAFNLSLFLKDPATATGEPQTLAQEVDRSVKSLDSKLTIPVDMATEFMTQVAKLEGYQDADASKLAAQQVKGLAAMGQMFRITTLDNNVISTSLQYANGQVTLNGQKMPLDEFVGMFGMPDLGLPAPAPQPPVAPAVPAVPQQ; encoded by the coding sequence ATGAAAAAAACGCTGGTCGCCGCGGGAGTTATTGTTGCACTGGGTGCTATCTGGACAGGTGCAGCCTGGTACACGGGTAAACAGCTTGAAGGCCGTATCGCAGATATGGTGAATCAGGCTAACGCAGAAATTAAAAACAGCGCGCCGGAAGCGGGCGTGGAACTGGCTTATCAGAGCTATCAGCGCGGCGTCTTCAGCAGCCATTTGCAACTGGTGATCAAACCCGTCGCCGGCAGCGAGAACGTCTGGCTGAAACCGGGCGAAAGCGTGGTGTTGAACGAGTCCGTGGATCACGGCCCCTTCCCCTTTGCGCAGCTTAAACATTTCAATCTGATCCCGGCGATGGCGTCCGTGAAGTCGACGCTGGTGAATAATAACGTCTCAAAGCCGCTGTTTGATATGGCCAAAGGCGAGTCGCCGTTTGTGGTGGACACGCGCATTGGCTACGGCGGCGATACCCGTTCTGACATCGCCCTGAAGCCGCTTAACTATGAAAAAGAGGGTGAGAAAGTCGCCTTCAGCGGCGGGGATTTCAAACTTGAGGCCGATCGTGATGGCAACGAAGTGTCGCTGACCGGCGAAGCGGCAAGCGGTCTGGTGGACGCGGTCAACGAATACGGCCAGAAGGTGCAGGTTACCTTTAACAATCTGAAGAGCGAAGGCAACAGCAAACGCGCCAGCTTCAACGAGCGTATCGGCGATCAGAAACTGTCGCTGGAAAAGCTGGCTATCTCGGTGGAAAACAAAGAGATGGCGGTGCTGGAAGGCATGGATCTGACGGCGAAGACCGATGTGGCGAAAGACAACAAAACCGTCAACAGCCAGATTGATTACACCCTCAACAGCCTGAAAATTCAGAACCGGAATATGGGCAGCGGCAAACTGACGCTGAAAGTCGGTCAGATTGACGGCCAGGCATGGCATCAGTTCAGCCAGCAATATAACGCGCAGACCAAAGCGCTGATGGCGCAGCCGGACGTGGTGCAGAACCCGGAACTGTATCAACAGAAAGCCACGGAAGCCTTCTTCTCTTCCCTGCCGCTGCTGCTGAAAGGCGAGCCGGTGATCACCGTTGCGCCGCTGAGCTGGAAAAACGACAAAGGTGAAACCGCCTTTAACCTGTCGCTGTTCTTAAAAGATCCGGCCACCGCCACCGGCGAGCCGCAAACCCTGGCGCAGGAAGTGGATCGCAGCGTGAAATCCCTCGACAGCAAGCTGACCATCCCGGTGGATATGGCGACGGAGTTTATGACCCAGGTGGCAAAACTGGAAGGTTATCAGGATGCTGACGCCAGCAAGCTGGCCGCCCAGCAGGTGAAAGGCCTGGCGGCGATGGGCCAGATGTTCCGCATCACCACGCTGGATAACAACGTGATCTCCACCAGCCTGCAGTACGCTAATGGTCAGGTGACGCTGAACGGTCAGAAAATGCCGCTGGATGAGTTTGTCGGCATGTTCGGTATGCCGGATCTCGGCCTGCCAGCGCCAGCGCCTCAGCCGCCGGTTGCCCCGGCCGTGCCTGCGGTGCCTCAGCAGTAA
- a CDS encoding MalY/PatB family protein, with protein sequence MFDFSTVVDRHGTWCTQWDYVADRFGHADLLPFTISDMDFATAPCVIEALQARLAHGVLGYSRWNNEEFISAVQHWFSTRFNAPLPDNALVYGPSVIYMVAELIRLWSAPGDGVVVHTPAYDAFYKVIEGNDRRVVPVPLQHNGDWYCDMAVLEAVLAQEENKILLLCSPQNPTGKVWTQDELETMAALCARHGVRVISDEIHMDMTWGAHRHIPWSRVAQGPWALLTSASKSFNIPALTGAYGIIEDNVTRSRYLTALKSRDGLSSPSVLAIHAHIAAYREGAPWLDALRAYLAANLDFVAAELNAAFPALNWQPPQSTYLAWIDLRPLGIDDALLQQELIENQKVAIMPGLTYGDAGRGFVRLNAGCPRIKLEQGVSRLIAGIQALL encoded by the coding sequence ATGTTTGATTTCTCAACCGTCGTGGATCGCCACGGCACCTGGTGTACCCAGTGGGATTATGTGGCAGACCGTTTTGGTCACGCCGACCTGCTGCCGTTCACCATCTCGGATATGGATTTTGCCACGGCGCCCTGTGTGATTGAGGCGTTACAGGCGCGGCTGGCCCATGGCGTATTAGGTTACAGCCGCTGGAACAACGAGGAATTTATCAGCGCCGTGCAGCACTGGTTCAGTACGCGCTTTAACGCCCCGCTGCCGGACAATGCGCTGGTCTATGGCCCGTCGGTGATCTACATGGTCGCCGAACTGATCCGCCTGTGGTCTGCCCCCGGTGACGGGGTGGTGGTGCATACCCCGGCCTATGACGCGTTCTACAAGGTGATCGAGGGCAACGATCGCCGCGTCGTGCCGGTGCCCCTGCAACATAACGGCGACTGGTACTGCGATATGGCCGTGCTGGAAGCGGTGCTCGCGCAGGAAGAAAACAAAATCCTGCTGCTGTGCAGCCCGCAAAACCCGACCGGGAAGGTCTGGACGCAGGATGAACTGGAAACCATGGCGGCGCTGTGCGCCCGCCACGGTGTGAGGGTGATCAGCGATGAGATCCATATGGATATGACCTGGGGAGCGCACCGTCATATACCCTGGAGCCGTGTCGCTCAGGGTCCCTGGGCGCTGCTTACCTCGGCGTCGAAAAGCTTTAATATCCCGGCGCTGACCGGCGCATATGGCATTATTGAAGATAACGTGACACGGTCACGTTATCTGACGGCGCTGAAGAGCCGCGACGGGCTATCATCACCGTCGGTGCTGGCGATCCATGCGCATATTGCCGCCTATCGCGAGGGCGCGCCCTGGCTGGATGCGTTGCGGGCATATCTGGCGGCAAACCTGGACTTTGTAGCGGCGGAGCTGAACGCCGCCTTCCCTGCCCTTAACTGGCAGCCGCCGCAGTCGACTTATCTGGCCTGGATAGACCTGCGGCCGCTGGGTATCGATGATGCACTTTTGCAGCAGGAGCTGATTGAAAACCAGAAGGTCGCCATTATGCCGGGCCTGACCTATGGCGACGCGGGCCGCGGTTTTGTGCGTCTGAACGCCGGTTGTCCGCGCATCAAGCTGGAACAGGGTGTTAGCCGGTTAATAGCCGGAATTCAGGCACTTTTGTGA
- a CDS encoding GH1 family beta-glucosidase — protein sequence MAAFPEEFLWGAATAAYQVEGGHDADGKGPSIWDVFSHIPGATWQDTNGDVAVDHYHRMQEDVALMAEMGLQSYRFSISWPRLLPQGRGEVNEAGVKFYSDLIDALLAHNIVPMVTLYHWDLPQALQDEGGWEARSTADAFEEYARLCYDRFGSRVRLWATFNETIVFIGHGYITGSHPPSVTDPARAIQACHHVFIAHALAVKAFRQSGIAGEIGFVNVLQPHTPLTRLPEDVAAADLADAIYTHWFYDPVLKGEYPAALLAAAQQRWGVPRFAPDDDRLLRENRCDFIGLNYYRRETVVSNPHETHTQANHSGESNSGHEFGFKGLFKFVRNPDGVYTDWDWEIWPQGLTDGIMQIKARYGDIPIYITENGLGAKDPIIDGEVVDDPRIDYLRMHVDAMADAMAQGADVRGYYPWSFIDLLSWLNGYKKQYGFVYVDHDNNLARKRKKSFFWYQQLIASRGAQR from the coding sequence ATGGCTGCGTTTCCGGAAGAATTTTTATGGGGTGCCGCGACTGCGGCGTATCAGGTTGAAGGCGGACATGATGCCGATGGCAAAGGCCCGTCGATCTGGGATGTGTTTTCGCATATTCCCGGCGCCACCTGGCAGGACACGAACGGCGATGTCGCCGTTGACCATTATCACCGCATGCAGGAAGACGTCGCGCTGATGGCGGAAATGGGGCTGCAAAGCTACCGGTTTTCGATTTCATGGCCGCGCCTGCTGCCGCAGGGCCGCGGCGAGGTGAATGAAGCGGGCGTGAAGTTCTACAGCGATCTGATCGACGCCCTGCTGGCGCACAATATTGTGCCTATGGTGACCCTTTATCACTGGGATTTGCCGCAGGCACTGCAGGACGAAGGCGGCTGGGAAGCGCGCTCTACGGCGGACGCTTTTGAGGAGTACGCCCGCCTGTGCTACGACCGCTTCGGCTCCCGCGTCCGCCTGTGGGCCACCTTCAACGAAACCATCGTATTCATCGGTCACGGCTATATCACCGGCAGCCATCCGCCCTCCGTTACCGATCCGGCGCGGGCCATTCAGGCCTGTCATCATGTCTTTATCGCCCATGCGCTGGCGGTAAAAGCCTTTCGTCAGTCCGGCATCGCAGGTGAAATCGGTTTTGTGAACGTACTGCAACCGCACACCCCGCTCACCCGCCTGCCGGAAGACGTGGCGGCGGCTGATCTGGCGGATGCCATTTATACCCACTGGTTTTACGATCCGGTGCTGAAAGGCGAATATCCGGCGGCATTACTGGCTGCCGCGCAGCAGCGCTGGGGGGTGCCGCGGTTCGCCCCGGACGACGATCGCTTACTGCGGGAGAATCGCTGCGACTTTATCGGCCTGAATTATTATCGTCGTGAAACGGTAGTTTCCAATCCGCACGAAACCCATACCCAGGCGAATCATTCCGGCGAGAGCAACAGCGGTCATGAATTCGGCTTTAAAGGCCTGTTTAAATTCGTGCGTAATCCGGACGGCGTTTATACCGACTGGGACTGGGAAATCTGGCCGCAGGGACTGACCGACGGCATTATGCAAATCAAAGCCCGTTACGGTGATATTCCCATCTACATCACCGAAAATGGCTTGGGCGCGAAAGATCCCATTATTGACGGGGAAGTTGTTGACGACCCGCGCATTGATTATCTGCGCATGCATGTGGATGCGATGGCTGACGCCATGGCGCAGGGTGCGGACGTGCGCGGCTATTATCCCTGGTCATTTATTGATTTGCTGAGCTGGCTTAACGGTTATAAAAAACAGTACGGTTTTGTCTATGTCGATCATGACAATAATCTGGCGCGTAAACGTAAAAAAAGTTTCTTCTGGTATCAGCAGTTAATTGCCAGTCGCGGCGCGCAGCGTTAA
- the add gene encoding adenosine deaminase, translating to MIDSTIPLTDIHRHLDGNIRAQTILDLGRQFNLSLPADTLDTLRPHVQVTSNEPDLVSFLSKLDWGVKVLASLDACRRVAFENMEDAARNGLHYVELRFSPGYMAMTHNLPVAGVVEAVIEGVRQGSSAFNVQARLIGIMSRTFGEAACLEELEALLAHRDSITALDLAGDELGFPGSLFLSHFNRARDAGWRITVHAGEAAGPESIWQAIRELGAERIGHGVKAIEDPALMDFLAEQRIGIESCLTSNIQTSTVASLSAHPLKTFLEHGVLATLNTDDPAVQGVDIIHEYQVAAPQAGLSREQIRQAQINGLEIAFLSAAEKQALRDSLIRA from the coding sequence ATGATTGATTCCACTATTCCATTGACCGACATTCACCGCCACCTTGATGGCAATATTCGCGCCCAGACCATCCTCGATCTTGGCCGCCAGTTTAATCTCTCTCTGCCCGCTGATACCCTTGATACCCTGCGTCCGCACGTGCAGGTGACCTCCAACGAACCGGATCTGGTCAGCTTCCTGTCTAAACTCGACTGGGGCGTGAAAGTGCTGGCCTCGCTGGACGCCTGCCGTCGTGTGGCGTTTGAGAATATGGAAGATGCGGCGCGTAATGGCCTGCACTATGTTGAACTGCGTTTTTCACCGGGCTATATGGCGATGACCCATAACCTGCCGGTGGCGGGCGTGGTGGAAGCGGTAATCGAAGGGGTGCGCCAGGGGAGCAGCGCGTTCAACGTGCAGGCGCGTCTGATCGGCATTATGAGCCGCACCTTCGGCGAAGCGGCCTGCCTTGAAGAGCTGGAGGCATTGCTGGCGCACCGCGACAGCATTACCGCGCTGGATCTGGCGGGCGACGAGCTGGGCTTCCCCGGCAGCCTGTTCCTCTCCCACTTCAACCGCGCGCGTGACGCGGGCTGGCGTATTACCGTTCACGCCGGTGAAGCGGCGGGCCCGGAGAGCATCTGGCAGGCGATCCGTGAGCTGGGCGCCGAGCGTATCGGCCACGGCGTGAAGGCTATTGAAGATCCTGCGCTGATGGATTTCCTCGCGGAGCAGCGCATCGGCATTGAATCCTGCCTGACCTCTAATATTCAGACCAGCACGGTGGCGTCCCTTTCCGCGCACCCGCTGAAAACCTTCCTTGAGCACGGCGTGCTGGCCACGCTGAATACCGACGATCCGGCGGTACAGGGCGTGGATATTATTCATGAGTATCAGGTCGCGGCGCCGCAGGCCGGTTTAAGCCGCGAGCAGATCCGCCAGGCGCAGATCAACGGTCTGGAGATCGCCTTCCTGAGCGCCGCTGAAAAACAGGCGCTGCGCGACAGCCTCATCCGCGCATAA